From Aedes albopictus strain Foshan chromosome 1, AalbF5, whole genome shotgun sequence, one genomic window encodes:
- the LOC134290677 gene encoding uncharacterized protein LOC134290677, with product MQTVVRSVCRSCQYCKIKKAAPVPPMMGPLPKVRLTPFIRPFTYVGVDYLGHLEVKVGRSIVKRFICLFTCLTVRAVHLELAHSLSTKSCVMAFRRFANRRGAPLEVFSDNGTNFVGASRQLTEEIQRIKAINEDCAATFTNARTQWHFNVPAAPHMGGPWERMVKSVKVAMVAISDSPHHLSDEVFETIMLEAEGIVNSRPLTYVPLEAADQEALTPNHFLLYGSSGIKQPTVDQWVLEYLPMLTRRTKWFENVKPLEPGDLVVIIDEQTQSSWERGRILEVFPGKSGQVRRAVVQTARGVFARPAVMLAVLNEASNEKKADEVAPETEVVHGVGNVTGNTVDRETMVKPPSVPS from the exons ATGCAAACAGTAGTGCGGAGCGTATGTCGTAGCTGTCAGTACTGCAAAATCAAGAAAGCAGCTCCAGTTCCACCGATGATGGGACCGCTTCCGAAGGTTCGTCTGACTCCCTTCATTCGTCCATTTACGTACGTCGGCGTGGACTACCTGGGTCATTTGGAAGTGAAAGTCGGTCGCAGTATTGTGAAGCGGTTTATATGTTTGTTCACATGCCTCACAGTTCGAGCAGTTCATCTGGAGCTAGCACACAGTCTGTCAACGAAGTCTTGCGTAATGGCTTTCAGGCGTTTCGCGAACCGACGAGGAGCTCCGCTGGAAGTATTCTCGGACAATGGTACCAATTTTGTGGGAGCTAGTCGTCAGTTGACAGAAGAGATCCAGCGAATCAAGGCCATTAACGAGGATTGTGCGGCTACGTTCACCAACGCCCGTACGCAGTGGCACTTCAACGTTCCTGCAGCCCCTCATATGGGAGGTCCGTGGGAGCGAATGGTGAAGTCCGTAAAAGTAGCAATGGTAGCAATATCCGACAGTCCGCATCATCTGAGTGACGAGGTTTTCGAAACCATTATGTTGGAAGCAGAGGGCATCGTTAACAGTCGTCCACTGACCTATGTACCCTTGGAAGCAGCAGATCAAGAAGCGCTTACTCCGAATCACTTCTTGCTCTACGGTTCAAGCGGTATCAAGCAGCCTACAGTTGATCA ATGGGTGTTGGAGTATTTGCCAATGCTAACAAGGAGGACAAAGTGGTTCGAGAACGTGAAACCTTTGGAGCCTGGTGACTTGGTCGTGATAATAGATGAGCAGACACAGAGCAGTTGGGAAAGAGGACGGATTCTGGAGGTCTTTCCGGGCAAATCAGGCCAAGTGCGACGGGCAGTAGTACAGACAGCTCGAGGAGTCTTCGCCAGGCCGGCAGTGATGCTGGCAGTCCTGAATGAGGCGAGCAACGAAAAGAAGGCGGATGAAGTCGCACCGGAAACGGAAGTAGTTCACGGGGTGGGGAatgttaccggcaacactgttgaccgcgaaacgATGGTGAAACCACCGTCCGTTCCCTCGTAA